One part of the Natronincola ferrireducens genome encodes these proteins:
- the fusA gene encoding elongation factor G: protein MTRQFPLEKIRNIGIMAHIDAGKTTTTERILFYAGRIRKLGETHEGASQMDWMEQEKERGITITSAATTCEWKDHRVNIIDTPGHVDFTVEVERSLRVLDGSVAVFCAKGGVEPQSETVWRQADKYKVPRMAFINKMDILGADFFQALKMMKERLGANAIPLQLPIGAEDKFQGMVDLIKMNAVIYKDDLGQDFEITAIPEDMIDVANEYREILVEAVAETDEELMMRYLEGEELTEEEIVAGIRRGTIATQMTPVLCGSSYKNKGVQRLIDAIVAYMPSPLDIPAIKGVSGDTDEEVERHADDNEPFAALAFKIMADPYVGKLAFFRVYSGKIESGSYVLNSTKNKRERIGRILQMHANTREELTEVYAGDIAAAVGLKDTTTGDTLCDPNSIVILESMEFPEPVISVAIEPKTKAGQEKMGVALQKLAEEDPTFKTYTDEETGQTIIAGMGELHLEIIVDRMLREFKVEANVGRPQVAYKETITQSVEVESKYARQSGGRGQYGHVKIRMFPQEPGQGYVFDNKIVGGTIPKEYIPAVDGGIQEAMKNGVMAGYEVVDFRVELYDGSYHEVDSSEMAFKIAGSMAFKEGMKKGKPALLEPYMRVEVVTPEEYMGDVMGDLNSRRGKIEGMEPRTGGVQVIRCHVPLSEMFGYATDLRSKSQGRANYSMHFSHYEQVPTSIAEKIMAGKE, encoded by the coding sequence GTGACAAGGCAGTTTCCACTAGAAAAAATAAGAAATATTGGCATTATGGCTCATATTGATGCCGGTAAAACAACAACTACAGAAAGAATATTGTTTTACGCAGGTAGAATAAGAAAATTAGGTGAAACCCATGAGGGTGCTTCCCAAATGGACTGGATGGAACAGGAGAAGGAAAGAGGTATTACTATTACTTCTGCTGCTACTACTTGCGAATGGAAGGATCACAGAGTAAACATTATAGACACACCAGGACACGTGGACTTCACTGTTGAAGTTGAAAGGTCCTTGAGAGTTCTTGATGGTTCTGTGGCTGTATTCTGTGCTAAGGGTGGGGTTGAACCTCAGTCCGAAACTGTTTGGAGACAAGCAGATAAATACAAAGTACCAAGAATGGCTTTCATCAATAAAATGGACATTTTAGGTGCTGATTTCTTTCAAGCGTTAAAAATGATGAAGGAAAGATTAGGGGCCAATGCAATACCTCTACAATTACCAATCGGTGCCGAAGACAAGTTCCAAGGTATGGTTGACCTGATCAAAATGAACGCTGTAATCTACAAGGATGATCTTGGTCAAGATTTTGAAATAACAGCTATTCCTGAAGATATGATAGATGTTGCTAATGAATATAGAGAAATCTTAGTAGAAGCAGTAGCTGAAACCGATGAAGAACTAATGATGCGTTATTTAGAAGGTGAAGAATTAACAGAAGAAGAAATCGTAGCAGGTATTAGAAGAGGTACAATCGCTACCCAAATGACACCTGTACTATGTGGTTCTTCCTATAAAAACAAAGGGGTACAACGTCTAATCGATGCTATTGTAGCCTATATGCCTTCACCATTAGACATTCCTGCTATTAAAGGTGTATCTGGCGATACAGATGAAGAAGTAGAAAGACATGCAGATGACAACGAACCATTTGCAGCTTTAGCCTTCAAAATCATGGCGGACCCTTATGTAGGAAAGCTTGCTTTCTTTCGGGTGTATTCGGGAAAGATTGAATCTGGTTCTTATGTCTTAAACTCTACAAAGAACAAAAGAGAAAGAATCGGACGTATTCTACAAATGCATGCCAACACAAGGGAAGAGCTCACAGAGGTTTACGCTGGAGATATCGCTGCAGCTGTAGGATTAAAGGATACAACAACAGGAGATACCTTATGTGATCCTAATAGCATAGTTATTCTAGAGTCTATGGAATTCCCTGAACCTGTTATTTCTGTAGCTATTGAGCCTAAAACCAAGGCTGGGCAAGAAAAAATGGGTGTGGCTCTACAAAAACTTGCTGAAGAGGATCCAACCTTCAAAACCTATACCGATGAAGAGACAGGTCAAACCATCATCGCTGGTATGGGAGAGCTTCACCTAGAAATCATCGTAGATAGAATGCTTAGAGAGTTCAAGGTAGAAGCTAATGTCGGTAGACCTCAGGTTGCATATAAAGAAACCATTACTCAATCTGTAGAGGTTGAATCCAAATACGCCCGTCAATCTGGAGGTCGTGGACAATACGGACATGTTAAAATTCGTATGTTCCCTCAGGAACCGGGACAAGGTTATGTATTTGACAACAAAATTGTTGGTGGTACTATACCAAAGGAATACATTCCTGCAGTTGATGGTGGTATTCAAGAGGCCATGAAAAATGGTGTAATGGCTGGTTATGAGGTTGTTGACTTCAGAGTAGAATTATATGATGGTTCCTACCATGAGGTTGACTCTTCTGAAATGGCCTTTAAAATTGCTGGCTCAATGGCCTTTAAAGAAGGTATGAAGAAGGGTAAACCTGCACTACTTGAGCCATATATGAGGGTAGAAGTAGTAACTCCTGAAGAATATATGGGAGATGTTATGGGTGACCTAAACTCAAGACGTGGTAAAATTGAAGGTATGGAGCCAAGAACCGGTGGAGTACAGGTAATCAGATGTCATGTACCATTATCTGAAATGTTTGGATATGCTACTGATCTGCGTTCTAAATCTCAAGGACGAGCTAACTACTCTATGCATTTTAGTCATTATGAGCAAGTACCAACAAGTATTGCTGAGAAAATAATGGCTGGCAAAGAATAA
- the rpsG gene encoding 30S ribosomal protein S7, whose product MPRKGNVPKREVLPDPMYGSKVVTKLINGIMLDGKKGTAQRIVYDAFDLIKERTGEEPLEVFEKAMNNIMPVLEVKARRVGGANYQVPIEVRPERRETLGIRWLVSYTRKRGEKGMDERLAKELMDAANNTGASVKKREDTHKMAEANKAFAHYRW is encoded by the coding sequence GTGCCAAGAAAAGGTAATGTACCCAAAAGAGAAGTGTTGCCAGATCCTATGTATGGCAGCAAAGTTGTTACAAAATTAATCAATGGTATTATGTTAGATGGTAAAAAAGGAACAGCTCAAAGAATTGTTTATGATGCCTTTGATTTAATAAAGGAAAGAACTGGTGAAGAACCATTAGAAGTTTTTGAAAAAGCTATGAACAACATCATGCCTGTTTTAGAAGTAAAAGCTCGTCGGGTTGGTGGAGCTAACTATCAAGTTCCAATAGAAGTAAGGCCTGAAAGAAGAGAAACTCTAGGTATTAGATGGTTAGTATCTTACACCAGAAAACGTGGGGAAAAAGGTATGGATGAAAGATTAGCTAAAGAACTTATGGATGCTGCTAATAACACTGGAGCATCTGTTAAGAAGAGAGAAGATACACATAAAATGGCGGAAGCAAACAAAGCATTTGCACATTACAGATGGTAA
- a CDS encoding ribosomal L7Ae/L30e/S12e/Gadd45 family protein, whose protein sequence is MLDSLQQENKAIGIKQTNKALNQDKVKILYLAQDADTHLVERLVDIANKKNIEIIYVDSMKKLGKACGIDVSAAAAATLK, encoded by the coding sequence ATGTTAGATTCTTTACAGCAAGAGAACAAAGCCATTGGCATCAAACAAACTAACAAGGCGTTAAATCAAGATAAGGTAAAAATCCTTTACTTAGCACAGGATGCCGATACGCATCTAGTAGAGAGATTAGTGGATATTGCCAACAAAAAAAATATAGAAATCATTTATGTTGATTCTATGAAAAAGTTAGGCAAGGCCTGTGGTATTGATGTTAGTGCAGCAGCTGCAGCAACATTAAAGTAA
- the rpsL gene encoding 30S ribosomal protein S12, producing MPTISQLVRKGRKEIEEKSNAPALQKGFNSLRRVATDKSSPQKRGVCTSVKTVTPKKPNSALRKVARVRLTNGIEVTAYIPGIGHNLQEHSVVLIRGGRVKDLPGVRYHIVRGTLDTAGVANRMQSRSKYGAKRPKKK from the coding sequence ATGCCAACAATTAGCCAATTAGTGCGCAAAGGTAGAAAAGAAATTGAAGAAAAATCAAACGCTCCTGCGCTACAAAAAGGATTTAACTCCCTTAGAAGAGTAGCTACAGACAAAAGCTCTCCACAAAAAAGAGGAGTATGTACTTCTGTTAAAACTGTTACACCTAAAAAACCTAACTCTGCTTTAAGAAAGGTAGCTAGGGTAAGACTTACAAATGGTATCGAAGTAACAGCGTATATTCCAGGAATTGGTCACAACCTACAAGAACACAGCGTTGTTTTAATCAGAGGTGGAAGGGTTAAAGACTTACCAGGGGTTAGATACCACATTGTTAGAGGAACACTAGATACAGCAGGTGTAGCTAACAGAATGCAATCAAGATCTAAATACGGTGCCAAGAGACCTAAGAAAAAATAG
- the rpoC gene encoding DNA-directed RNA polymerase subunit beta' has product MYELNNFESIKISLASPEKIRQWSKGEVKKPETINYRTLKPEKEGLFCEKIFGPTKDWECHCGKYKRVRYKGVVCDRCGVEVTKSKVRRERMGHIELAAPVSHIWYFKGIPSRMGLLLDMSPRSLEKVLYFAAYIVIEPGETPLTERQILTEKEYSENIEKYGTAFKAAMGAEAIKEILSRINMDELGKELKHKLKESTGQKRVRTIRRLEVVEAFRQSGNKPEWMILDVVPVIPPDLRPMVQLDGGRFATSDLNDLYRRVINRNNRLKRLLDLGAPDIIVRNEKRMLQEAVDALIDNGRRGKPVTGPGNRPLKSLSDMLKGKQGRFRQNLLGKRVDYSGRSVIVVGPELKFYQCGLPKKMALELFKPFVMKKLVENNFAHNIKSAKRMVEKVKPEVWDVLEDVIKEHPVLLNRAPTLHRLGIQAFEPILVEGKAIKLHPLVCTAYNADFDGDQMAVHVPLSVEAQAEARFLMLSPNNILAPKDGQPITTPTQDMILGSYYLTIEVEGVKGEGMIFKDFEEMLMAYETGVVDLHARVKVRTKLDANDTGKLIESTVGRFIFNEKIPQNLGFVDRTKDLYSLEVDFLCDKKALGKVIDKCFRKHGNTITSIMLDYIKEMGFKYSTRGAITIAVTDMDVPAEKPELISKAEEQVDKYEKAYRRGLISDEERYEKVIETWTETTEKVTDALMAGLDRLNNVFIMAHSGARGSKNQIRQLGGMRGLMANATGHTVEMPIKSNFREGLTVLEYFISTHGARKGLADTALRTADSGYLTRRLVDVSQDVIIREIDCGTEEGIVAAAFRDGNEILEELYDRLVGRHALEDILHPETGEVIVTKNAMILEDDAEKIVALGIEKVKIRAALNCKTKHGVCATCYGRNLATGGVVQVGEAVGIIAAQSIGEPGTQLTMRTFHTGGVAGADITQGLPRVEELFEARKPKGLAIISEIDGTVEIVESRKKREVVVRNGSEEKRYEIPYSSRIKVKQGQEIEAGDEITQGSVNPHDILRIKGVEGVENYIIKEVQRVYRLQGVDINDKHVEVIVRQMLSKAKVEDPGDTHFLPGALESLHVLKEVNDKMRAEGKAEAVYNETLLGITKASLATESFLSAASFQETTRVLTEAAIKGKEDFLIGLKENVIIGKLIPAGTGMKRYKNIALNTEEEILENEEKQDLE; this is encoded by the coding sequence TTGTACGAATTAAATAATTTTGAATCTATAAAAATTTCTTTGGCATCTCCAGAAAAAATTAGGCAGTGGTCAAAAGGAGAAGTAAAAAAACCAGAAACCATCAACTATAGAACACTAAAGCCTGAAAAGGAAGGATTATTTTGCGAAAAGATATTTGGTCCTACTAAAGACTGGGAATGTCATTGTGGCAAATATAAAAGGGTCCGATATAAAGGGGTTGTATGTGATCGTTGTGGTGTTGAAGTAACAAAATCAAAGGTTAGAAGGGAACGGATGGGGCATATTGAGTTAGCGGCCCCAGTATCCCATATTTGGTACTTCAAAGGTATCCCTAGTAGAATGGGATTACTATTGGATATGTCTCCGAGGTCGCTAGAAAAAGTTTTATATTTTGCAGCTTATATTGTTATTGAGCCAGGCGAAACACCTTTAACAGAAAGACAAATTTTAACAGAAAAAGAGTATAGTGAAAATATCGAAAAATATGGTACTGCATTCAAAGCTGCTATGGGGGCAGAAGCCATTAAAGAAATACTATCTAGAATCAATATGGATGAACTAGGAAAAGAATTAAAGCATAAACTCAAAGAAAGTACTGGGCAAAAAAGAGTTCGAACTATTAGAAGACTAGAGGTGGTAGAAGCCTTTAGACAATCAGGAAATAAGCCTGAATGGATGATTCTAGATGTTGTCCCTGTTATACCACCAGATCTAAGACCAATGGTACAGCTGGATGGTGGTAGGTTTGCAACCTCGGACTTAAATGATTTATATAGAAGAGTAATCAATCGTAATAATCGACTTAAAAGACTTTTAGACTTGGGAGCCCCTGACATTATCGTTAGAAACGAAAAAAGGATGTTACAGGAGGCGGTAGATGCATTAATTGATAATGGAAGAAGAGGCAAGCCTGTAACAGGCCCGGGTAATAGGCCCCTAAAATCTCTTTCTGACATGCTGAAAGGAAAACAAGGGCGTTTTCGACAAAACCTTTTAGGAAAACGTGTGGATTACTCTGGGCGTTCAGTTATCGTTGTTGGTCCGGAATTGAAATTTTATCAATGTGGTTTACCTAAAAAGATGGCATTAGAGTTATTTAAGCCCTTTGTTATGAAGAAATTAGTAGAAAACAATTTTGCCCATAACATAAAAAGTGCCAAACGTATGGTAGAAAAGGTAAAGCCAGAGGTTTGGGACGTATTAGAGGATGTTATCAAGGAGCATCCGGTTCTTCTGAATAGAGCCCCCACCCTCCATAGATTAGGGATTCAAGCCTTTGAACCAATTTTGGTGGAAGGAAAGGCTATCAAGCTTCATCCACTGGTATGTACAGCCTATAATGCTGACTTCGACGGAGATCAAATGGCGGTCCATGTTCCCTTATCTGTAGAAGCTCAAGCAGAGGCAAGGTTTTTAATGCTATCTCCTAATAATATATTGGCACCAAAGGATGGTCAGCCTATTACGACACCAACCCAGGATATGATATTAGGTAGTTACTACTTAACCATTGAAGTGGAAGGTGTTAAGGGAGAAGGCATGATTTTTAAGGATTTTGAAGAAATGCTTATGGCCTATGAAACCGGTGTGGTTGACCTTCATGCTAGAGTAAAGGTTAGAACAAAGTTAGATGCAAATGATACTGGAAAACTAATTGAAAGTACTGTTGGAAGGTTTATCTTCAACGAAAAAATCCCTCAAAACCTAGGTTTTGTTGATCGTACAAAGGATCTATACTCCCTAGAAGTTGATTTCCTTTGTGATAAAAAAGCTTTGGGCAAGGTAATTGATAAATGCTTTAGAAAGCATGGCAACACAATTACATCTATTATGCTGGATTACATTAAGGAAATGGGCTTCAAATATTCAACTAGAGGCGCTATCACCATAGCTGTTACAGATATGGATGTACCTGCTGAAAAACCTGAGTTGATTTCTAAAGCCGAGGAACAAGTAGATAAATACGAAAAAGCCTACAGAAGAGGACTTATCTCCGATGAGGAAAGATATGAAAAAGTAATTGAAACCTGGACAGAAACAACTGAAAAGGTTACAGATGCTCTGATGGCAGGATTGGATAGACTTAATAATGTCTTTATTATGGCTCATTCAGGAGCTAGAGGCAGTAAGAACCAAATTCGTCAGTTAGGCGGTATGAGGGGATTAATGGCTAATGCTACAGGTCATACTGTAGAGATGCCTATTAAATCTAACTTCCGTGAGGGACTGACAGTACTAGAATACTTTATTTCTACCCATGGTGCCAGAAAAGGGCTGGCGGATACAGCTCTTAGAACCGCCGACTCTGGATACTTAACAAGACGTCTTGTTGATGTCAGTCAAGATGTTATTATTCGGGAGATAGACTGTGGTACAGAAGAAGGAATTGTAGCAGCTGCCTTTAGGGATGGTAATGAAATCCTTGAAGAACTATATGACCGATTAGTGGGTAGACATGCACTAGAGGATATCCTTCATCCTGAAACAGGGGAAGTTATAGTTACTAAAAATGCCATGATACTAGAAGATGATGCAGAGAAAATTGTTGCATTAGGGATAGAGAAAGTAAAAATTCGTGCGGCATTAAATTGTAAAACCAAGCACGGGGTATGTGCAACCTGTTACGGCAGAAACCTTGCTACAGGAGGTGTCGTGCAAGTAGGGGAGGCAGTAGGTATTATCGCTGCTCAATCTATAGGGGAGCCTGGAACACAGCTTACCATGAGAACCTTCCATACTGGAGGTGTTGCAGGTGCCGACATTACTCAAGGTTTGCCGAGGGTTGAGGAATTATTCGAAGCTAGAAAACCTAAGGGTCTTGCCATCATTAGTGAGATTGATGGTACTGTTGAAATCGTTGAATCTAGAAAGAAAAGAGAAGTTGTCGTTAGAAATGGCAGCGAGGAAAAACGTTACGAAATCCCCTATAGCTCTAGAATAAAGGTAAAGCAGGGGCAAGAAATAGAAGCTGGAGATGAAATCACCCAAGGTTCGGTTAACCCCCATGATATTCTAAGGATTAAGGGTGTAGAGGGTGTAGAAAATTACATTATTAAAGAGGTACAAAGGGTATATCGTCTGCAGGGCGTTGATATTAATGATAAACACGTTGAGGTTATCGTCCGACAGATGTTAAGCAAGGCAAAGGTGGAAGACCCTGGTGATACACACTTCTTGCCTGGTGCATTAGAAAGTCTCCATGTTTTAAAAGAAGTAAACGACAAGATGCGTGCAGAAGGTAAAGCAGAGGCCGTATACAATGAAACACTATTAGGTATTACAAAGGCTTCCTTAGCTACAGAATCCTTCTTATCAGCAGCATCCTTCCAAGAAACAACCAGGGTGTTGACAGAAGCAGCTATCAAGGGTAAAGAAGACTTTTTAATTGGGTTAAAGGAAAATGTAATTATTGGTAAGTTAATTCCTGCTGGAACGGGGATGAAGCGATATAAAAATATTGCATTAAACACAGAGGAAGAAATACTAGAAAATGAAGAAAAACAGGATTTAGAATAG